The window ATGTATTTTCCCGTCTGCGGTCACGTATATTTTTTCTCCGGGAACACAAGTTGATGTAAATGGAAGGCACTCTGTGCGTCTTTCGTTAATAACCGAATGAAATGCCAGTTCAGAATAATTTATTCCGATCAGAGCATACAGAAATGAGTCCTTCTTGATCTTATTTTCACTAGCTAACTTATAGAATTTGGTCTGCAAGCCTGCCATCATCTCGTCGAATTCATTCAGATCACAGTGAGAGAACTGCTGATAATACGTAGAATTAACCGCCTCTACCCGCGCAAGCTTAACCATGAACAGATCTTCCTCATCCAGGAACTGCTCATAGTCAAAGAGATTGCTCTTCAAGTCATAACAGGCACTTATTCCAAATTTCGAATAATCCTTATAATTTCTTTTAAATTCACGGATATTGGCGATTACTTCGTCAAAACTGCCTTTACCGTTCAGCTTCACTCTGTTTCTGTCGTGGTTCTCTTTATTGCCGTCTAAACTGACAATGATGGAAAATCCGTTATCGACCAGAAATTTCTGTACATCCTTATCGAAAAGTACGCCATTCGTCGTTACATTAAATAATACTTCTCCATATTGCGTATAAGTACGCTTGGTATAATCAACAATTTCCATTATGGTTTTGATATTAATTAACGGTTCCCCGCCGTAAAAGCCTATAACAGGCTTCCTATTTGGATTTCTATACTGAATAATCTTGAAATTTTCAAAGTAAAAATCTATCGCTTTTTTGCCTACCTCAAAGGTAAGCTGAGCGTTTTCATATCCTTTCGTGTATTGATAGTGGTCTGAGTATATGCAATATTTGCATCTCAGATTACAACTGGAGGTGCTTTCCAGTATTAATTGTCTGAAACCGTTAGCATGCCGAAATAAATAATCTTGAACCTGCTGGGCGTCTACAGGGTATGATCTTAGACTCTGCCGAACAGGTATTATTGAGCTGTATTTATCGAAATGCTCTTCTTTAGTCCACGAGTCACCTGTAATTGGATTAATAATGCCTGTTGTGTCATCATAAAAGTACTTATTCCCTGCATTACTCTCTAAAAATAAACCTTTCATTTAATACACTCCCTATGAAACAAAAATTTGAAATCAAGTGCTTGTGAATAATTGCACTAAGGGAAGTAAACCAAATTACTTCCCTCATTAGCTACCGCTCATTATGGATATAAAGATTACGTTTAAGTATGTCCTAGCTGCTAGCTACATTGATACCGACTGCCCCGGCACTTGTAGTTGAACCGGCAATTTCCAGTGTAGCTGCTGCTGTGGCGGCTTGTCCCAGAATTGGAATAATACATGCCAAGCAAGCCAAGCAAGCTATACAAGCGACACAAGCATAACAAGCTACGCAACCAGCCAAACTTTCTTCTGTTCCAATCTCACGCATCCTTTTCCCTCCTCTCCCTATTGTGATTTAGCTCTTTTTTAATGAGCAGCTCCATTATAATTCCAATACCTGTCAAAAAAACAATGGGCGTCCGAACTGCAAAAATTAGAGTCCGAGTGGTATATTGTTTTAATTTTTTTGGGTTTTAACGTTTAATGGAATAG of the Paenibacillus pedocola genome contains:
- a CDS encoding radical SAM protein — encoded protein: MKGLFLESNAGNKYFYDDTTGIINPITGDSWTKEEHFDKYSSIIPVRQSLRSYPVDAQQVQDYLFRHANGFRQLILESTSSCNLRCKYCIYSDHYQYTKGYENAQLTFEVGKKAIDFYFENFKIIQYRNPNRKPVIGFYGGEPLINIKTIMEIVDYTKRTYTQYGEVLFNVTTNGVLFDKDVQKFLVDNGFSIIVSLDGNKENHDRNRVKLNGKGSFDEVIANIREFKRNYKDYSKFGISACYDLKSNLFDYEQFLDEEDLFMVKLARVEAVNSTYYQQFSHCDLNEFDEMMAGLQTKFYKLASENKIKKDSFLYALIGINYSELAFHSVINERRTECLPFTSTCVPGEKIYVTADGKIHMCEKINEKHWIGNVDDGLDYGKITSIVNEYNKNICDHCEDCNFTRFCSMCFVQCATDKGFVKSASLCSNIERSVRERLTSFLNILEERPDIFEDITVDYFNTIYEKGGERIEL